GCGGAGTAAGGGCACGCGGGACGACGAAGGGGGCGCCGCGACAGCAGCGCCCCCTTCGTGTGTGCTCGATGGAACCCTCTACTTCAAGAGCGCCATCTTCCTCGTCACGGACTCCTGTCCGGTCTCGATGCGACTGAAGTAGATGCCTGAGGCCAGCGGGATCCCATCATCGCTTCTGCCGTCCCACACGACGCTGTGGGGACCCGGCTCCAGGACGCCGTCCACGAGGGTCCGGACGACCTGCCCCCTGACGTTGTAGACCCGAAGCTGGACCCTGTCGGCGTCCGAGGGCACGCTGAACGCGATCCTCGTCGTCGGGTTGAACGGGTTGGGCGCGTTCTGCCTCAGGGCCAGCCGGTCGCCGGGAAGGGGCTCGTCGTCGATCCCCGTCACCCCCTCGAACCAGCCGATGGTCCTCGCGATGAGCGTCTTCTGGTTGTTCGGATAGGCACCGTCGACCTTGACGTTCTCGAACGGGAACGCCATGAACACGATCTTGTGACCGTTCTCCTCCACTCGCAGCGCCTTGTCGCCCACGGCGGTGGTCAGGATGGGCTCTGCCGGAGCAGAGATGGTGAGCGCGTCGCTGCACGCCGGCGGCACCGGACCGCCGATGACCGAGAGCGACATCCCGTTCGTGATCGGGTCGCCCGCCACGCCCGTGAGCGTGAATCCGCTATTGTCGCACGCCCAGGAGTCGATGTGCAGGTAGTCCTGGACGAACTCGTTCGGGAGAGCTCGGCTGTTCAGGAACTCGGTGCTCGTCAGAAGCAGACTGCCGCCCTGGTCGAGATAGTCCATCAGGTTCTGCTCGTCGCCGGAGGTGAGGTAGGCCGCGTCGCCGGCGCCCGTCGTCCACAGGACGTGGCTGTAGGCCGAGAGCTGCTCGAGCGTCGGGCGACCGCGCGCGCCGGCGTCCCACGTGTGCGCCGCGTACCCGGTATCGAGAAGCGCCGTCTGGAGATGGGTCTCCAGGTCCCCGAAGTTGTCGTCGTCCACAAGGAGGATCGACGGAATGTCGACGAACGTGGCGAACGACACGGACGCGCCGGTCCTCACGTCGCCGAGGCCTGTCGCTGACAGCGTCGTGACGGCCATGCCCGTCGCGGTGCCGAGATTGTCGAGCATCCTGACCTCGAGGCTCTTCTCCTCCCCTGACGCCAGCACGAACTCGGCAGGATCGGTCATCCAGACGCCTCCGGGTTCGCGATACGAGGCGACCCAGTCGGTCGGCAGGACGCCGTCGGGCAGGAACTCCTGGGCGATGTCGACCGTGACGGTGTCGGTGAACGCGTTCCAGTTCTTCAACGTCGCCGTGTACTGGGCGCTGCCCGCACTGCTGACCTCGGTCGCGTACATGGCCGACGACAGCCCCAGCGTATAGGATGCGTTGTAGAAGTCGTACGTCATCGTCGGGCCCGACGCGCTGATGTTCGAGAAGAAGGCGCCCGAGGCACTTCCATCCCACCAGTTGGTGTTGGGATAGGTATCCGGTGTGCACGCCGGGTAGCCCGGACCGGCGTAGAGGTCGGAGCCGTCACCGTAGTTCACGTGGTTCTCGAGGTCCCAGTCGCCGTCGGCCTGCACCAGCGTCACGAGGTAGTGAAGCTCGGGCGTCTGCTGCTCGTTCGAGTTGTCTCCCTCCGTGTCGACGTGCCAGACGGCCATGCCGTGATCGGGCAGCGCGGCGTCCCGTCCCGTCCGCTGACGGTTCTCGACGAGATAGTACTCGTTGGAGAGCGACGGGTGTTCGAACTTGTGCATGACATTGCCGTCGGAGGAGAGCATGAGCCCCTCGGCAGGACTCGACAGGACGGTGACGTCCCCCCAGCCGGCGACGTACTTCATCCAGGCGCAGGGCTCGATCGGGTTCGTGCCGGGGCCTACGGAGCACATCACGCAGAACTGCCCGACGCCGGATGAGTTGCCGCCGTAATCGTAGAGATCTGGCCAGCCCATCAGCATGTGGCCGTTCTCATGACAGAACGTGCCGAGCCTGAGCGAGCTTCCCAGGTTGGAGATCTGGTAGCGCCAGGCCTGGACGCCGTCGGCGAAGAACGACACGGAGCTCGCATGGGGCCAGAGTCCCTCGGCCCACGCGTTCCACGTGTCGCCTGCGTAGAAACAGTTGATCGCGTCGATGATGCCGTCACCGTCCGAGTCGTACTGGCTGAAGTCGAACCCCTTGTTGTCGAGGTCGGTCAGGGCCTCGATGACCAGCTCTCGCGCCCGCTCGCCGTACGGCGCAGATGGGCT
The nucleotide sequence above comes from Candidatus Effluviviaceae Genus V sp.. Encoded proteins:
- a CDS encoding M6 family metalloprotease domain-containing protein; protein product: MLMNRSSSVLLPLLVLLALVVMAVQSGAAPLWGEVVDIREPDGRIVKIRVWGDEFYSVGETLDGYTVVRDESTGLLSYAELSADGRSLVSTGVAVNESPLRSLTKHVRIPDEAAAEKARAARLAFETMAPEPPERPRGGRGTSTGAVEGITLIIDFSDDSWTIPPSNIDDYCNQLGYTGYGNNGSVRDYFSDVSEGLLDYTNYVPGEYYRAANTKAYYCSPSAPYGERARELVIEALTDLDNKGFDFSQYDSDGDGIIDAINCFYAGDTWNAWAEGLWPHASSVSFFADGVQAWRYQISNLGSSLRLGTFCHENGHMLMGWPDLYDYGGNSSGVGQFCVMCSVGPGTNPIEPCAWMKYVAGWGDVTVLSSPAEGLMLSSDGNVMHKFEHPSLSNEYYLVENRQRTGRDAALPDHGMAVWHVDTEGDNSNEQQTPELHYLVTLVQADGDWDLENHVNYGDGSDLYAGPGYPACTPDTYPNTNWWDGSASGAFFSNISASGPTMTYDFYNASYTLGLSSAMYATEVSSAGSAQYTATLKNWNAFTDTVTVDIAQEFLPDGVLPTDWVASYREPGGVWMTDPAEFVLASGEEKSLEVRMLDNLGTATGMAVTTLSATGLGDVRTGASVSFATFVDIPSILLVDDDNFGDLETHLQTALLDTGYAAHTWDAGARGRPTLEQLSAYSHVLWTTGAGDAAYLTSGDEQNLMDYLDQGGSLLLTSTEFLNSRALPNEFVQDYLHIDSWACDNSGFTLTGVAGDPITNGMSLSVIGGPVPPACSDALTISAPAEPILTTAVGDKALRVEENGHKIVFMAFPFENVKVDGAYPNNQKTLIARTIGWFEGVTGIDDEPLPGDRLALRQNAPNPFNPTTRIAFSVPSDADRVQLRVYNVRGQVVRTLVDGVLEPGPHSVVWDGRSDDGIPLASGIYFSRIETGQESVTRKMALLK